From the genome of Spodoptera frugiperda isolate SF20-4 chromosome 7, AGI-APGP_CSIRO_Sfru_2.0, whole genome shotgun sequence:
GTGAATTGCGAGGACATTagtttttgaaattgaaaaagtcTTTTAAACGATAGTAAGAGACTAAGTAATAAGTCATAACTTCACGTGGCAGGAATTAATTAAGATGGTTCggttaatgtttctttttttttcaaattctaTATCGAATTGAAGTAGATTGTTAACAGACATATAATCtctatataacaaaaatgttgttcaattgttgttcgttagtcgcgctaaaactcgagatcgGCTTAACCGATTTGGCTAAtattagtcttgaattatttgtggaagtccaaggaaggtttaaaaggataagaacaaaatgtttgaggcggtacgaagatTGGGGTAATATAGAAGAACTGCAAAATCCATATGAACGACTTAACCAATTAAACTTCATCTCCTCTTTTTATGACAGCACCAGCAAGGTTTCCGATGAAGAGTAAAACAGTGCAGGTGACAGCTGGAGAAGCTGCTCACTTACAGTGCGCTGCGTCAGGAGACTCGCCTTTGGAGGTCAGCTGGCGAAGTCCCCATCATCACACTATTGCACATCATTTAGATCAAAGGTAACATCATGTTTCCTAGGAATTAAAGTTTTGCTTCGTCGTCTTGCCTTCAGATACTAAGTATAGTAGGTATACATAAGTCCAGGTGTCACCACAAAGTTTAGAATATTGCAGCATTAGTACTTAGTAAGCTCTGATCATATTACAAGAGGTCcattttacacaatattatcCAGGATGCACTGATCGTCAAATGCAGACTGACAGAAAATTTTTATCCATTTCATTCTGTGGATTTTGCTTGCAAGCTttacaaaaactttaaattaagtacttaaatttCAGATATACAATACGAGAACAAGTGCTAGATGACGGCTTAGTTTCCGAGCTCAGCATCTTACAGACGTATCGACAAGACACAGGAGCCCTGACCTGCCGAGCATCCAATGCTTATGGACAAGATGAAATGCTAATACATCTTGTTGTACAAGAGGTAGGAAATGATGAAAGTTACATTAAGGCTTCGCTTAGGAAAACATTTATaacttacaaattattattattccagGTTCCCGAAATGCCAAAAAACATAAGGATTATAGATCAACAGTCTCGCTCCATACAAATTTCGTGGACGCAACCGTACGCTGGCAATAGTCCTATCATCAACTACATAGTGCAGTACAAGGAAGCACCAGGTTAGTCCAATCTCTATAACTTAAGTAAACCGAATTCAAAAATATGTTGGTCtggtttaatttataattctgtcttctgcattaaattcaccgagggaagtggaaactatcgttttctttttcttctcctctaataacatcttctgatttgtttcgatgcgggatccaagacagtcattcatttccctgggacgcgccggacttcagtgttccggtgttttcatgtttgtatctactgtagatcctggcttataggagttgcagcggtatgggaggttgtggcgggcttgtcccattaaaaaaaaatatgttggtcGTCCAGAATTCAAATGGTAGAAACTTCTTACAACCTATCTACATATGTTTCTCAAAACAATTCGCAGAGCTCGTCACGTCTGATCTATtctagaaacaaaaaataacataggTATTTTTGACCTGTCCATTTGAAGTTTTCTTGTTTTTGAAACAGATTCATGGCCAACTACACCGCAAAAAGTGATAGTCCCGGGCAGTGTAACCTCAGCAAGCGTTCAGAACCTTCAACCAGCTACCTCTTACCATCTCAGGATAATAGCAGAAAACAGACTGGGGCAGAGCGAGCCGAGTCAGCTGATACAAGTTACTACAACCGAAGAAGGTAGGCTTAGTGTCAACTGACAATGAAACATGCAATCTTTATAAAGGAGAGGGGGATACAATCCCTCGCTGTGATCGGATGAAAtataaattcatcattatcatcatcaacagcctattaaggGCCACTATTGACTAAAGCCTCTTCTCAAACTCAATTGCAGAACTTTAATaccaaattccattaaaatagaAGCATAACTTCTCTCTTTTCTCTAATTCCGATTATATCACCTACACACCTGATCCAACAGAAACCTTCTTAATTATAAATCACCAACAGAAATTAAACTCTGAATTCGTATTTCAACTGTCAATATTTCAACAATCGCCAACTATTTAAATCTATTTCCAATTAATAAGCAACCGAACAGTCTTCATAATATAACTGTGCaaacaatttaatcaaattattacTATAGTCCCCAGCGGACCGCCGTTGGACGTCCGAGTAGAAGCTAAAAGTTCTACGGAGCTAATTGTCAGTTGGGAACCGCCGCAAAGAGACCTTTGGAACGGAAATATTCTTGGTTACTACGTAGGATTCCAAGAGGTGAGTTTTAAGTGCTAGCAAATAGTTTTGCGGACAAATTGTTCAAGTTTTAATGTACACTGCTAAGATTATATAGAATTAACACTTTAAtcatagtccagtcaatttatgCTTTGAAAAATATAGTATATCGTCGGGGATAGTGCCATTCCACGTAACTAGCATTAGATAATTACGCGTATCTGACAAATGAAGCCAATTTTCAATACCGCGGGCATTCCacgtaaaaaaaatcataaattttTACTTCTATGTAAAAATGGGGAGGAGAGAAGTAGGTTTTAGCCTGCTCCTGTAAAAATTGATCAAATGCAGATACATGGGTTTACCTATGGTAGATTTACGGTTTTGCACTATCCTTAATTAGATCcttaaatcgatatatctttagAGAAGGAACAAAACtatgcattaaataaatattaatacttaaattTCACCAGCTAAACAGCAACAGTACGGTCCTAAGCGCAAGTGGTCCCGGTGGGGCCTCCTACACCGTTCGTACGGTGGAAGGAGCTGGAACTGCTCGAGCAAGGACCACGTTATCAGGCCTGCAGAAACATGCTGCGTATGCCGTGGTGGTGCAGGCTTATAACAGCAGAGGAGCAGGCCCTGCGTCACCTCCAACTACTGCTACTACTATGGAGGATGGTGAGTTGTACAGCTaaagtttaaatatatattaattttaaaatttcattaatttcgCCCCTACTAAAGAGAGCTACTTACATACTTTCACTAGATAGGCTGACTTGTCGCTAAGCAATTGACTAGTCTACTGTATTACCAGATAGTTTGCCCATTTTAATCGAAGAAGAATTCTACCAGGCAATTGGTTTAAACGAATATCTAATCTAGAACCTTCTAATAAAGCCGAATATAACAATCCATTCATTATCTTCTTTCTTTCCAGTACCAAGTCTACCACCAGGAGCGTTACAATGCACAGCGTTAAGTTCTCAATCAGTCCGAGTTGCTTGGGAACCTCCCCCTCTTAGAGGACGCAATGGAGTATTACAGGGATACAGGGTCACTTACGCACCAGTCACAGATTGGTATGGTAAGCATCATTGATCATCACTCTCATTTCTTACACCAGCACAATAAGCTATCTCAATCTCTTCAATCGATTTTAAACCatgttacttttaaataaagttgaaaatattttgacagtttGGGGTAGCTTGATATGCTGTTATCTGTACCATTCAAAATCATCCGCCACATTACAATTTCCCTTACTTCGGAATCCTGAAGTAACTTCGATTACAGGGAATGAAGAAGCGGTGACGAAGCAAATATCGGGACTTCATACGACGCTGTCTGGACTGAGGAGATACACAAATTATTCGGTCACTGTGTGTGCCTTCACGGCGGCTGGTGATGGAGTCAGAGCTGCGCCAGTTTACTGCCATACTGAGGAAgatggtaataaaattaatatttcaatataacttCCAAGACTATCATGTccataattacttttaattgtGAACACTAGAAAATTTTTGGATCTTTCCCTCTTTATACCAACAAAAAGTAAAGTGGAGTATAGTCCGCCAAAAGGGGGATAATCTAGCTAACTATGAAACATCACTAGACTACATGCATACTGTTGTACCTAGTATAAAAAGTTCTTCAAAGTCTTCTGGTGTATTAACACCAATATTATTCTCCACAGTACCCTCAGCGCCCGCTGACATCAAAGCAGTAGTATCATCTCGCAACAAGATCTTAGTGTCATGGCTGCCACCCGCCGCGCCAAACGGCGTCCTCGTCGGATACACCCTGTATATGAGCGTCATTGAAGATGGACGAGAGGTTTGTTTCATTGTTATCTAAATTGAAATTAAGAATTCTTTTAATCTTCACATTGCTTAAATGGCCAAGTTGATAATTTTCTAGAAGACGTCTAACAGGGTGGTTGacacattagacgccatgtcggacaacgttgtccgacactagtggaggaatagcctttaacagttttttgttggcagtgaaaggcttaaaGCTATTAAGGGGGTTTATAATTCAGAATGAAGTTCTTGTATAAAACTACTAGGATAGCAAAAACTAGGAAGCCAGCAAGCACTAGGAAAGTTTCTGGTGTAAATATACTTAGGTAACACTCCGAAGACTGATTTCTTAATTCTTCTTTGGAAATGAAAACTTCTTTATGAAATAATTGGCATACAACTACAACAAAAAAACAACGCATCATATCACAATCCCTTTTGCTTCTTCCACATTCATTCATCTTTTCATACATGCGAACCGATTGCGAGTACCAAGTACCAAGCACCTGAACTTTTTTCAAGGACACCACCAATAAGGTTAGTGTGACCTAATGGGGCATTTAGTCGGTAAAAAGTACAAATTCCTTTAGGTAATTGCCCTTAATCACCCTTTCACGTGACCAAAATAACTAAAGCACTGCTATCTTCTATCTTTCTCTATCTAACACCTTTTACAAGTATCACTATCTTCTTCTATATCCAGTAACACTGCACACACTTATTCATAGGTAAAATTTTgtcctaaaaatatatttataggtataaataTCACTAACACACACAGGAAAACCAGTGATATTTTTtcgcaattattattaatcttccACGTCAGCATGTAGCTAGCATGCATCTATTCTCCACATCTGCATTTTTACTCCTGCATCAACCTTACTTCGAAGATAATCACCGAACCACCACTTCGCACAATTTCGTCTTGCCTGAATTTACTTTCGTATCTTTCGTCAATTGATTCATTTTACACATTCcctcataatattttatcttaatcaCAAAGGTATCTTAGAACACGTAGGAATCTAGTTGGGATCATTCCATTTGTTAAATGGTTTTTTCGGTGTCACTTTAGGAAGGAACTCACAAACGCATGCTGTCTCCAAGTACATTGTCCCACGAGACATCAAGATCACCGCCACGAGCGACCCACCAGTTCTGGGTGTCAGCTTCAACAAGGCTCGGAGAAGGAGAAGCTACTCGAGTCGTCACGGTGCTACCTTCTGAATCAGGTTAGTCTACAATCTTTCTTTAGCATCAGACTTTGTGATTTATAACTTCATTTGGCCATTATACAAAATTCTAAAGACCTCAGACTGTAATCCCAATATTTGCATTCGAGGAATAAACTGACTGTGAAACAGTCTTTTCAACGCCAGTCTAGGTCACTGGTGTGCATTTTCTTCTATTCAAAAAAAGCCCGTTTTTTGACAGTTCCAGCTCGGATAACATCTTTCAGCCGAAGCATCGTGACTCCTTGGAAAGAGAACATATCACTGCCATGCAACAAAGTCGGAGTGCCAGTTCCTTCTACTACATGGAGTATGAATGGAGCCACCTTGGAGTCTACGCTTAGGAAAAATGTTACCAACGACGGTTCTTTGATCATCAGGTAACTATTGCAGCTACATTTAAAGCGTGGGCTGAATGTCGGTAACATCACAGGTGTTTGAAATCTCTTAGTATTAGTGTTATATCTAACCGCTATTGTTATCTTCCAATCTGCTAGCTGTGCACAGCTCATTTTGTATAGGCTTGATTTTCACCATATTTCTTCACACCATTGACAGCATGACGCAGTACTTGGACAGTGGGAACTACACGTGTTCGGTTGAGAACGTTCACGGTCGAGATGAGGTCACCTACAGCGTTGAAGTGAAGGTGCCACCTCAGCCACCCGTGCTGGCTGTTGTGGATTCCTACGCAGACTCTCTACATCTTCAGTGGAGCGACCAGGGTGACGGTGGCAGCCCTATTTTAGGTAACTAATTAGTGACCAGGTTACCTATATAATCTAAAATGTATAAGTGCCTTAATAACCAAACCAGATTGAATACATCTGTCAAGCCGTAGCGTATTTCTAGTGGAATCGGGTTTAGGGAGCTTACCACTTAATGCAAAATGTCCACAAGAACCAGAAGGTTATAAAAAGTAGACGAATAAATCAATGTTTTGCCTTGTTTGCTCCTGAAGAAACAACTATTTACGTCTCAATTTTCTAGGCTACGTCATAAACTACAAACGAGAACATGGTGACTGGGAGGAGTTGCAAGTGGAAGCTGGGACATCAGAACACGTGCTGCCAAACTTATGGTGCGGGACGAGGTACCAACTGTATATCACTGCCTTTAACCGCATCGGGACTGGTCTGCCGTGCGATATCGTACACGCCTATACGAAGGGCACTGGTGAGTGATGAAATTGCTACCCAGCTATAATTTAACCAGTAGAAACAGTTTCTTTAAGAATAATTTCCTTTCAAAGAaaggtttaataaaaacaaagacaTTATCATTACTACCCCGTGAAAAGCATGAACattatttccaatattttcattttgcaGTTCCTGTAAAACCGAAGCACTCTCAGATGATAACGCTGAACACAACGACGGTGACGGTCTGGCTTGACTCGTGGGGAGACGGCGGCTGTGGCATTCTCTACTTCGTCATTGAATACCGAGAGATCAGTCAATCACAGGTACgttaaacgttttaaaaacctatttctagtaagtattttttctaaCCCGTCTGCACTTGTTTAacaattcttttgttttgtctacCACTCAGACGTAACTGAAAATGtcgaataataaaacatttcatcatTATTTTCTCAATGCCCATATCATTGCACTTGTGAAATATTTCCAGTTAGAAGTCCCAATTTTGATTTATTGGACCAGTAAATTCAAACCACTTGAAGGCGAACCCCAATCTTATATTTCCAGTGGCGTCTAGTCTCAAATAGTGTTCAAGCAACAGAACGCGTGTTCAGCGTCCCTGGGCTGACGCCAGCCACCCACTACCAGCTTCGTATCACCGCACACAACAACGCCGGCCACGCTGTAGCCCTCTACAACTTCACCACGCATTCACTTAGCGGTAGTAAGTATTATGACTATTACTGTTTATCTAATTTCCAATATAGGATACCCAAGAATTACGTATGTTAAACAGTCTGAAAAGTTATCTCATCACTTTACGATAAAAGACTGGTATAAGTTAATGATCATAATAGATCACCTCTgattacaaataaatgtttccCTGATCTATTTCAAATGAGAAGAAAAGTACCTACTATTGTACTTAAATAACGAGCCAATGTCAGTCTGACCATCCTAGACGAGAAGAATAGTACCTACTATTGTACGTAAATAACGCTGCCAAGGTCACTCAGACCATCCTAGACGACCAGAAAGataaagtaggtaataaaacGACTCCTTCTTACCGAGAaataaaaagcccagtaatactttgcccgacccgggaattaaacccgagaccccttgttcggcagtcgcacttgcgactactcaaccaacgaggcagtcctatTTCTAGTAAATATGGTTCAAAATGAGTAATAAAGTGTCAGCGGTGCCCGCAGTGGTGGAGGGCGAGGTGtcgggcgcggcggcgggcgggggCCGCGGGCTGGGCGGCGCGCGCGTGCTGCTGCCGGCCGCGCTGTCGCTGCTCGTGCTGGGCGCGCTGCTCGCCATCGTGCTGCTCGTGCGCAGGAACAGTCAGTACACTACCTTTGGTATATACATGTGCTACTCCTATATCTTTTCTAACTCCCTTTTTAAGATCAACCGACAAACGTTTGTACCTACTGCCTCACTTTCGGAAATAGCTATTTTGTCTAATGAAAATCGTAATTAAACAACTTTAGATATTCTtaaatttttttgataaaactgTTCAATTTGCACTCTTGTTAGTCGGATAAATCTCTGTCTACAATTTTTAATTCTGCCGATCAAAAATTGTTATGCTCAATAATTCGGACAATCTTTATTAAAGAACAAACTGATCCTATCCTATCCGCTTTGACAGTGTTTCGTGTACTTATTGCTTACCAGTAACAAGTTGCTTTTGAGACCCTGCCTATGTATAGATCGAGAATAGATCCTTTTCACAACGACTCTTGACTGCAGAAGCTGGtacaacagagacggtggccaCGGAGAGTGGTGTGGGGGAGTCTCCTTCTGTGGCCCAGCTGCAGAACAAAGTAAACCGCGACCAGCAGTACTTGGCCGCGAGGGCGCAGCACCCACCTCCACAACACCATTACAAACATGCTTCTAATGGTAAACCACGTTATTTTCATTGTGAATACCTATCTTTCTTGGACAAATTCAAACTTTTGGAACTTGTCTCTGTACTACTGAAATTAAATTACGCTTTTTCGAAGACTCTTCAAGAAGTGATACGACCACTATACCTTAGCGATAAACTTTCCAACAgtttaagacaaaataaaaatttcttaCATTTATTAATCTGAAATCGGCTTTCTGATTTCTATCTCAGCACCAAAAAGACCTATCTGcctttaaattaactaattcaGCTGCTTTTCCAATCTCCACAGAGTACATAGAAGACATATGTCCGTACGCGACGTTCCAGCTGACGAAACCGACGGCCTACAGCGAGAGCAGCTACAGCGGCAACGTGTACAGCGGGCCTTATCACTCCGTCAGAGGGTCTTTTGTGTACCACGACCTAAAGCAAAATGACAAATATAAGGTATTGGAGTTCTTCTGAAGTCTTTTGGAGATCCGATTTCCCATTTTTAGGGAACAGTTTTTTGTTTCTTACCACTAATTAGCACTGAAcatctaatatttatttgtagcaTCGGTAAAATGTCTGTTGAAGCTGATGCGTGTTGTTTTGAAACGTAGAAATTGGGCATTGCCAAAAATTGTTACCACAACTGATTTCGATTGTGAGCTAAAGCGGTGACACACTCCATGTCTCATTATCATCTATCATCCTCTTGTCTGCCGGTATGAGCGAcacaatataaaacatattgtgtCGCGCATACACAACATGGCACACCACGTGTTAAAGCTTACTAGCGTTGATAGTTTGTTAagtatttaacaataatataggCATTTGTTTTAAACAGGGCAAGGAGCCAGAGTACACAAAAGTACGAAGAAAAGGCAACAGGCTGCGAGATCCACACTCCGAGAGCCAAGGTACGAACCCCCCTTAACTATATACGGTACAACAGCTTACAGAGTATCTATGACGTAGTTAGATACATATACTTTTGTTTTACGTAGATTGCACCTTCTATTAATTAAGTTTACTTTGTCccatttaagtttaagtaattgAATTGTAATTTGACATAATGATCGCCTTTTATGCAACCTTTGGGAGCGTAAATGGTGTTGTAATTTATAAAGGTAAGCATGCACACAGTATGTATTGTGACATACCTTTCGTTGTATGTGTGTAGTTCACTCATTGTCATGATCTAGTGTGAACGTTCCTGCTTATAAGTGTTGGCGTCCTGTCCTTAGTGTCGTGCGTTCTTCCATTCTGGTCATATCAGCcatggttttaatttatttgtcacGTGCTTTGCTGTGGACCATGCCACGAACGAGACATACATTCAAAGATCAACAATAGGCATTTACGAAATTATTCATACAACATATTGTCGCTAAATAAAATGCTGAATTTCGTAATGCCGATTCGTGGCGTGTTCACGGCTACCAACTTCCTTTTGCTGGGTACTGACAAAATTGTTAATATTGCAGAGTCGGACAACTTGGGCTCGACGGACTCGGAGGTGAAGAAGATACTAACGCTGCACCTGCCCATTACAGAGTATGAAGACGACGCGAGCGACGACGCCAGCGCGCCGCACTCCGACAGTGAGCCGCAGGCCAGGCTCAGACCTGCACACCCCACCTCATGTCAGTTTGAATTACTAAACCTAGAGAGTGAACAACCTTTTAATGGCGACTAATCCAGTCATCTAAACGCAGTGACAGTCTGAATTCTTATCACACCTTTTCCTttcagtaacaaataaataatctttcaGTCAGTTTTTGTCCAGTGGAAGTAGTAGAAAAATATAGAGCAACACCTACTACGATCCTAAAATACTTATTTGACTTCCATTACATTCGTGCATCATCAATAGCTCATGATCATATGATCATGCAAGCATGACATCACCAAttttagttacatacatactgTAATTAATACTATGTATTGTACTGTTTTAATTTGTACATACTGTATAATTACTAACATCTACAATACTCACCTTCCAGACCCAAGCGTAGAGCGCGAAGAATCGTCGTCATCATCAGAGAATTCAGTGGGGGGAGTAGTGAGGAAAGCATTCCCTTCTCGTAAGGGCAAGGCAGGGGCACTAGGCAAGCGACATGTGCGCTCGTCTTCAGGCTACAGTAGCCATAATGACGAGACCACCTTCAGGTACCTGTAGACACTGTGAGCAGTAGAAGACttgtttacttacttttttacttttaattaattgaggAAGGTGCATAAAGTACgcagatatactaaattaaatgtgCTTCTTGATTGTGTTGTTAATTTCAAAATCCAAAATGATTAACTTCATGCACCTTTCTTTATGATTCCTATAAGATTATCCTTTGAAATAAcgctataaataattttaaattttgagcTTAAGGCTCtattaattaatctaaaatatttttcaaataaataatgaacttaAAGCTGCAATCtggtatttaaatttttaattaaatatatgaaAACTTATTTAGTATTTAGTGAATAATTACGAATTTTGTTCGTAGTATATCGAACTACCCGTCTTTCAACGAGCACATTCATCCGCCGTCTCGCTTCTCGGACGACACAGAGTGCGAGGGACATCACCGCCGCAAGAGGGCACCACATCCACATCCCTCACACCCTCAGCACACCGCACACGATCCAAAAGTTACTCGGGAAGCCTTCCAAATCAACGTTTGAACATAGCCGCAATTTGAAAGGACTTAACGGCATTATTAAAGATGGCGTCTTGTGGACAGCCAATCAGAACGAGTTTAATTGACGTTCCTTAAATGTCAAACTCGTTCTGACCAATGACGTTTGTAAGCTAGAGGCGCCATCAAAGACAGACACGTAATGAAAAGACTAAAGTGAATGATTTTGATATTCTCAGAATTATGATCTTGTATCTATGTAGATACTTATTGGAGagtatatatttagattttgttaCTCTGTAAGAGTAGGTAATAAGGCATGGTCAAtctgaattaatttattcaacaatACTGCACTGCTGATCTGAATTCGGGGTTCCAACGAACGGTTAGGTACTATTTATTCAACACTGCCATTAACGCGTTTTGAGTTTAGATGAATTTATACACGAACTACAAAGTTACGCagttatattgttatttatttccttGTTCAGGAGTTTTCTACTTTATAAGGGAATCGACGCATAGATCTTCCATATAATAATGTTGCTACTGTACATTGGTTGGTACATTTTTACTACAAGTTGCCAAACTCCACAGAACTTCCATAATTACTAGACGTGTACATAAAGTGTAGATAGATAGAGATAgccaatataattatatttattctttagtGCCACGTATAATAGCGTAACTCATTAATCCTTTTTGTACTCTGAAACtgagtattttaaaatgaaacggTTTCGGATACCGTTAAAGTTGTAGGTTCTAAAACCATTGGTcgttgtgtaaataataatataattaatgctAAGTACATTAATGACTatcgaatataaaaaataaggagaacaataattaaaataaaaatatatattttaaacttaatgcCTTATTGACCAAAAGTCTTAAAACTAGTTACATACGGATGTAATTGCGTAATTATATcccatatttaattaattaaatacgaaTTGTTTGATTGTTGTAAAGTTTATGAGAACGGGAATGTTTTCATTGGCAAATCTTATCATTGTCTATTACATTAAGGTTTTGGAGTGTGTAAATGAATtttcaagtaaatatttatatcttagGATTATGATAAGTATTTGTTGAAGTGCCAACGACGAACAGCATCCTGTGAGCAAGgaattacttataaaatgtatacagtacccttagtatgattttactttacgtttaaagtaatcgacaGCGATCGCAAAAAAAAGACCgcattcagcgctctgattggttggtttcttCGAGcctgccaatcagagcgccgaacgcggtctcgtttcgacgtaaaacaaactcgtactaagggtgcagtACTCCGTTTCCAAAAAAAACTTCATTCAGACATTTGTACGAGTTATTTAACAAACTTTCAAACTTAAGCTTAAATTATCCTCCCAGACTGCTtcaatgacattttatttaatttttcctgTTCATGTACTCAAAAATATTAGCTTCTTGTCGACAATGATAACCTACCTATTGTATTATAGTACAGTACGAATCGTTTTGAACGCGCATTGCGCATAACCACCGACAAAGTCAAGAATGTTTTACTtcccgccgtactcagagtcatttacaaaatcgttactaaggaatagtttaagtaaccattaaatgtctctgagtgcgacagatagtaaaatattttaattgtcgACAAACATACATTATCTGCctcacttagagacatttaatgattacttaaacttttcttagcaacgattttgtatcgaaaacaatagctaaggactgggttgaggaaccattaaatgattcggAGTACCGCgctataagtttaaaatataattatactctttatatctaaatacatatattgttcttttttagtTAAACATTTTACAGTTGTTGCAATATGCGCGTTCAAAACATACCCCATTAAAAATTCGCGCATTATAATCGTTGTAAAATAATGATAGTATTACGCAATCCTCAGTGAACAGTAAAACGTGACAATACACTTACCTAAATAAACGGCAgacatttacaatttttatgtaaattattcagAAGGCTTAGCGTGAGTTTTTTTACGTTAATGTGAttgaaacgttaccgcgtttacctctcattggttggttaattggagctgaccaatcagtacccttagtaggagtttgctCTACGTTGAACGAATACGAAACGAgactgcgttcggcgctctgattggccgacgcgtatgaaccaaccaatcagagcgccgtacgcGGTCTCGTTCTGAGGGTACTAAGCACCGAACGCCATAGATGTATCGATCACGGTACGTAATAAAAACTCGCACTAACGCCCTCTGTAATTTGTAGGAATAGTT
Proteins encoded in this window:
- the LOC118266075 gene encoding cell adhesion molecule Dscam2 isoform X3, which gives rise to MSEDGLRLHIKNSQKEDQGVYQCFVSNTKDQAYGVSEYLIDVAESRSRLPGNRSRRAPYARSTHTHDTDWNFTGTRESKPELVYWFSEQTLQPGPSVSLKCVAMGHPPPQFTWLLDGFPIPTNSRFVVGQHVTLQDDVVSHLNISRVTEQDGGEYACVAANSAGKALHAARVNVYGLPYIREMPKVTAVAGSDLNIKCPVAGYPIESITWERDGQNLPLNRRQKVFPNGTLIVEQTQRGEDAGTYTCQAANRQRHAARRDVEVQILVQPKILPIPALTNLLREGMRAAISCQILEGDLPVAFRWEKNGQPVTSSPYAPSGIITRRMDEYSASLVIEQVTSLHSGNYTCIASNVAGSERYTIPLTVNVPPRWRLEPNDVAVAAGQDVTLQCQADGYPKPTITWKKAVGNTPGEYKDFMFEGSSRVLENGSLVFERVAKDSEGHYLCEARNDIGAGLSKLIFLKVNAPARFPMKSKTVQVTAGEAAHLQCAASGDSPLEVSWRSPHHHTIAHHLDQRYTIREQVLDDGLVSELSILQTYRQDTGALTCRASNAYGQDEMLIHLVVQEVPEMPKNIRIIDQQSRSIQISWTQPYAGNSPIINYIVQYKEAPDSWPTTPQKVIVPGSVTSASVQNLQPATSYHLRIIAENRLGQSEPSQLIQVTTTEEVPSGPPLDVRVEAKSSTELIVSWEPPQRDLWNGNILGYYVGFQELNSNSTVLSASGPGGASYTVRTVEGAGTARARTTLSGLQKHAAYAVVVQAYNSRGAGPASPPTTATTMEDVPSLPPGALQCTALSSQSVRVAWEPPPLRGRNGVLQGYRVTYAPVTDWYGNEEAVTKQISGLHTTLSGLRRYTNYSVTVCAFTAAGDGVRAAPVYCHTEEDVPSAPADIKAVVSSRNKILVSWLPPAAPNGVLVGYTLYMSVIEDGREDTTNKEGTHKRMLSPSTLSHETSRSPPRATHQFWVSASTRLGEGEATRVVTVLPSESVPARITSFSRSIVTPWKENISLPCNKVGVPVPSTTWSMNGATLESTLRKNVTNDGSLIISMTQYLDSGNYTCSVENVHGRDEVTYSVEVKVPPQPPVLAVVDSYADSLHLQWSDQGDGGSPILGYVINYKREHGDWEELQVEAGTSEHVLPNLWCGTRYQLYITAFNRIGTGLPCDIVHAYTKGTVPVKPKHSQMITLNTTTVTVWLDSWGDGGCGILYFVIEYREISQSQWRLVSNSVQATERVFSVPGLTPATHYQLRITAHNNAGHAVALYNFTTHSLSGTVPAVVEGEVSGAAAGGGRGLGGARVLLPAALSLLVLGALLAIVLLVRRNSQYTTFEAGTTETVATESGVGESPSVAQLQNKVNRDQQYLAARAQHPPPQHHYKHASNEYIEDICPYATFQLTKPTAYSESSYSGNVYSGPYHSVRGSFVYHDLKQNDKYKGKEPEYTKVRRKGNRLRDPHSESQESDNLGSTDSEVKKILTLHLPITEYEDDASDDASAPHSDSEPQARLRPAHPTSYPSVEREESSSSSENSVGGVVRKAFPSRKGKAGALGKRHVRSSSGYSSHNDETTFSISNYPSFNEHIHPPSRFSDDTECEGHHRRKRAPHPHPSHPQHTAHDPKVTREAFQINV